The genomic stretch GCGACGAATTGTAGAAGCGTGAACGTTCATAAATAAATTACTgaacataattttcaaaatatacattgttCTTTGCGATGATAATGCAAAACCTGTTGTTAGGTCATTTAAGTATCGAACTAGGTTTCGCTTATTATCTTATCAGTTCTTCGTTctattaatatgatttaaatcatatttaaatcACATGAATCAGAAAAAATACCGTTTATAAACAGGTAAAAACTCAAAAAACGAAAAATAAGATTTTGGTCCCTCTTACGGCGGCGAGTAAAAGCAGGCGAAGTACAATGCGTTCCGATCCGTGCCATTTCGCAGTCTTTTACAACGACTCAGCGCGCACCCTACCCGGGTCGTGGTGGCCCAGATTAACTGAAAAAGGGGCCATGAATATTAACGATTCCAGAAACTATAGGTATAACAAGACTTATAACATAATGCATCCTCAAGCGCGGAAGGACCTTAAGTACGAAACACGCATGGTAAATCATGTGCCAACTGATATATATTTTAACCgaattgaaaacaaacatcaataaaaaatagaaatattaaataatgattaCATGTAAGGTCATTcggaacacaaatacaataatacaaaaatgcAACAATTCATTCTTTCCACTAataaagagacttcatttaaaatgcAGAGaaaattaaatgcatgtgcacataTTTTCAACTCAACAGCTTGAGAGAATGAAATTGTAAGGAGTACAGAATATAACATAAAAGCAACAGCAGCAATCATACATGTATCTACCTATATAGACATGATAAATACTCAACGCAATTTGTGATCCATACCTCATGgcataaacccatttatgcctagcgtctagaaaaaaaggccttggcaaacagcgtagacccagttgagacgccgcatgatgcggcgtctcatctgggtctgcgctgtttgcttgaaggaatttctgtaagaaatattctaaatatagaaataaatatactagacatccctaattttggaaataaattgatccaatttagaaggatgggagaatccactaggcataaatgggctaaagCGTTCTTCTGAGTTCCAATTACACCAACCGTCGAAGAAATTACCTGGCGATCTTAATTTTTATCACATCCGACCCTCTGTCCAAAACAGGCGTTGATTtagtcaagattaacattctgaccatgttttattaagattgggtCATACATGTGGCTTCTAGAATTGTTTTTTTTCCCTAACATTTTACCAAGTAGCCTAGCGTTTGGATAAACCGTGACCATATTCGCACTTGGCCCAGGCAATCATTCTGACCAAGTCTCGTCGAGATTGAGTTGTTAATGTGGCTTACATAGTGGTTACAATGTTTTTCTGAaaattgacctggtgacctagtttggACGCACGTGACCCCGGATCAAAACTGTGCCTAGACACACGACGAACGGCGACAGACGCAAGATATATGGTGACCACAATATCTTACAATTAGCACTTCGTGCCCAGGTCAGCTAATAAAAACGATAGCGCCGACGGCGTTGAAAGTCTATTGGTAAGATACAGGGATGTTTCTGCTGAAAAACATGTTAAAGgtacagttgactgaatgaaaatctaaaagactatcaaaatgaagtttttttagaataagtacacataaatgaaacaagaagtggTGAACTATTGCAAACCATCCTATATCAATCGGACAATCAGAAATATGTATCCAAGGGAGCTTGatattttgcgagcaagtaaattCCCGGATGTaaattttatttctgattggctagaaGTTTAGTTAggctcttgttttaataaaagttatcattacaccattactatttacgagactgaacgaatttttcattcggaagctaaggtcaaagtttaactttgtttttcttgttttgtttcttattattcATTATTCTGTTAAAATCGCTTCATTTCCATTTAAGCCGAAAGGAacaattcgttgttgttgttgtgttgttggtgttgtttttgttgttgttatatttaccgacTTCGAAAATGTATTTTCGGTATATGTACGTCATAAAGTGAACGGTTGACCCTTCTCTTGTAACAAGTACATTCTTTTCTTGTAATACTTAAGCTCTTCAGTTTTGATTCTTTAGCTTCAGCAAGTGCCAACAGCAGTTCCATGTTTCAAAAATGCCTACACATCTCTAAACTAGTCCGCTATATAATGCCACATGTTCCACCGCCATTCGTACCTGGGTATAGTGGCAAGCAGCTCCGCATTCTGTGTCCCGACCCCAGAGAGGCTTCTCTCCTGCCCACAGGCCGAAGAGGCTCTTTACAACATTGCGCGAAGGAGGTGGCGATCCGTTGAACGTTGTGTAGGCTAGGTTTTCCCCGTAGCCACGCCCCTGGTGCTCGAAGTTACACGTCTCGGTCCACCTCGCTGCTTTGTTGGCGATGTTATTGTCCCAAACCTGTATAGATTATCTAAAGAAATGACGCAACCACGAGTTTTGCGTGCCAGGGAAAAAAATCAGAAATAGAAATGTAATGCAAACGCAAATCTAGAAAACAGCAACGTGCATGCAAATCTATATATGACAAATTTGCAAATACTCGCATTACTCAAGCAGCCaaatcaatataaatattctaaatactcGATTTTACACATTACCAAAGCACACACATTCACTCATCCCATAAACAcgcaaatatacacattattaaaaCACGCAAAACAACACATTAACAAAACACGCAAAACAACACATTACCAAACCATGCAGGTCTGTAGACACACTACTAAAGCACGCATATCTGCGGATAACTTAAGCACAAAAGATAAGATAACAAAATCTACCTGAAACAAATCACGCAAAAACACGCATAGCTGCGCATTACCAAAAATCACCAAATGTACAATATACCAACAGAACGCAAATTGGATCATTACCAAAGAAGACCTTTATACGTATTACCAGAGGAAAGCAAATATGTGCATAACTTAATCACACCAATTTACACATTTCTATTGTACTTTTATCTAAACATGACCAAACCAGCAGATTACAGATtgccaaaatattgacatctataCATTACCATAAAAACGCTAAAATCTTCATATTTCTTATACACGCACACAACCATGTTAAAATTTTGAATAACTATTGCACACAATTTAAAACTTAACTAACTTACGCGTAGTCGCACAAAGCAATAGAATGCAACTCGATAAATAACCAAATGTTAATATTATCAATTTACTTACCCGCCATTTTATCAGGCTTATACACATTACCAGAGTACTCcattttacacataaacaaaGCACTCAAATCGTGTTATCACCAAAGCGCTCTAATTCACACATAAGAAAATCgtatatatactcatatatatTCATATGAAAACTATCGTATGTAAATGTACACTACCAAAGCATTCATGTTCGCGGCGGGTTCTTGTCTTCTGATGGAATTGTGCATCTGCACAATAGCCTGTTGGTCGTTCCGGATGTCGACCAGTACGCATGCGTAACACTGGAGGAGAACCGCCACAATATAGCTTCCGAAAAACAGGTGCGCTTTATTCATGGCGCTATTTTCGTCTTGAAATTCTGAAAAATTGGCATGTTCAGGAGATAGATACCTCCAAAATTAAAGCTAGATTTTGCCCTTGTAATGTATAAGGCAACACAATTAACATCTaacttttattaattattattattgttatttattattattattatttttacttacattaataatatgtaaatgtaaatatgtttaaatgtatttaaaattcatttaaagaaataatatacGAGAATGTGTTTACATGCATTTGAAATACAGTTAAATAAATcatcaattaataaaaacatacaatCCACGAAAAAAATGGcacaaaaattaataatttacacGAACTGTATCAATTAAACTAGCTCCCAATAATCAGAACTGTCTTAAACACGACGGTTGAATCTGAACCATACCAATCTATACCACTGAGGCGAATCTTCTCGTAAATTGCCTTTACTAGCTCTTGCGCACGCGCGCGTCTCATCCGTGACCCGACACTGACTCGGTCGGAAACCCGGGAATGATTTCCGAGTGTTTTACATGTACACGCGATTTAATGGTTCGTGACTTCGGTGTTGAAAGTTACATTTTATGTTAAGACACTTGATCGATTAAgaaataaaaaacttcatagcTATGTACTACCGTGACAAAGAATAAGATATAAATGATTGTGCTAACTTATTTTTTACGGTCAATTATTGGTGCCAGCGAGTCAATGTGTATTCATAATCGCGTGTATTAATTTCTATTTTGTTGAAAGAACGTATTCTTAGTGATAATGATGTTTGAATCGAAGAGCCGTTTCCTTAATCGATCGCCACAATATGCAAGAAAGTGCAAGTAAAACCACAAAATCTTCTCATGTATTGCATTATAGTTACATGTTTCTTGCACACAAGAATGTTCCAGTAAATATAAAATTGTTCTCACAATGTAAACAATGCGCATGTTACATGATTTAACGGTTGCATAAAGGgcaaatattacatattttattcagCGGCCTGTAttacgtgcgcacgcgatagctactAAGTGCATACGAAATAGTTATGGCGTGCGCACGCGATTGCTATGACATGCGCAAGCGATGGCTATGACATGCGCACGCGATAGCTTCGACATGCGAACGCGGTAGCTATGACAAGCGCATGCGATAGTTATTACGTGGGCACGCAAAAGCTATAACGTACGCACGCGATAGCTGACCAATGAGAATACGTATCAGGTCAGTTATTATCGAAACAATTGCACCAATTTTCTCAGTTAAGTAGTAACAATATAGTTGACACTTCGACATGTTTCTGTCTCCATTTACTGCGTGCGCACGTTATAGATATCGCATGCGCACGTACTATCTATAAccaataaagaatcaataacgaCGATGAACTGTGTGATTACCTACATGACTTAAAGATAAAGTGTGAGTTTCGATCCggttcattgatttttggcgaagttttGGGCATTGGAGTTTAACATTTTCCGTTTTCCTGAGTTGTTTtacgcaacactttcagatattgaggtgatttttggtatgtgagtctatgTATATGAccaacagatgaagtgtgaatttcgttccggtccattgatttttggcgaagttatgatGTTTTCAATTGGAATATAGCTGCAGTGTTGCTTCAAAgttcagtagggggcattgtgtttcacaaacgcagccTTTTAATAACTTAAAAACGTCAATgttctaactttatttcaaagtcaagatacacgccgaatatcttttgtaaagatatttctttttaagttttccttatattacaTACATCTAGGGTCAATTTTTATCCCAGTGGCctgatttgaacaaatttggacaACTTCACAATATTACATAACAAAGACAAATCCTGTGGGCCTTGCAGTATcatagattttaaagttttctctATATACATATTAGAATAACAAGTTACCCCAACGGTATGGCCAATTTATACTGGtgttaaaattttatataaactatgATTTTGGCAATGCATGGGAGATTCAGAACGTtggttatatatgtatatttatgcattttttaGGTGCGATTGATTTCCTGTAATCCACAAATGGTCCATGAGTATGTTTCACTGTTTCACTCATCtttgtttgaaaaattaaaaatgtaaaaatctttgcttgaaacttaaaaaaatcacttaaaatACCTAACACTAAGACACCTCagttatatatatagagagagagcaAGATCACATATAAAGTCTACAGAAAATTGTTTTAACATAGGATAAATAGACaggcataatacaatataactGTAATGATGGCCGTGGTATTAGGACAAAAGCCTTTTTATACGACCAATCCCGTTTAGTATCCTGGTGGGGAAACATAAcaatgattttttgtttaagtaaaaacgTTTGTTAATTGAGTTGTGAATCTATAAATACATAAGGTTAAAAATGGTATTTTAACCTCATAAAATGCCAAACATATGTGAACATgccgttttgaaaaaaaaaagcatctgaaagaacaaacatatttatgaaaaGCTATTGTATGGGCAGCGCAAGCTGTGTAAGCAAATAAATTTAACTGTTGATGCTGTGAAGCTAAGGGCGTTGTAGTATAGTTTGTTGCACAATACAGCCTGTATACAATATAGGTGTGAAAAGTCAAGACCTAACTGGTTTTATTTAAGAAgttgggtaaaaaaaaagaagGTAACAAATTGAGATCCACAGACAAATCACGACAtatttgaaattgtttaataaatgtttgcgATAGAGCTGCATTTTTAGATACAGATGTTATAATGCCTATTATTGCGTGCGCATATGATAAAAAGACCATCAGACAATGTTCACTCATAG from Dreissena polymorpha isolate Duluth1 chromosome 10, UMN_Dpol_1.0, whole genome shotgun sequence encodes the following:
- the LOC127847855 gene encoding peptidase inhibitor 15-like, with the translated sequence MNKAHLFFGSYIVAVLLQCYACVLVDIRNDQQAIVQMHNSIRRQEPAANMNALVWDNNIANKAARWTETCNFEHQGRGYGENLAYTTFNGSPPPSRNVVKSLFGLWAGEKPLWGRDTECGAACHYTQLIWATTTRVGCALSRCKRLRNGTDRNALYFACFYSPPGNYIGQLPFIVGERCSQCGNGMACVGGLCTRKNREM